From a single Vibrio tubiashii genomic region:
- the gltX gene encoding glutamate--tRNA ligase has translation MTVKTRFAPSPTGYLHVGGARTALYSWLYAKNQGGEFVLRIEDTDLERNSQEAVDAILEGMQWMGLEWNEGPYFQSKRFDRYNEMVDKLLAEDKAYKCYASKELLDEIRAEQEAAKEMPRYDANHPKIVAANAEAKEGDAFVIRFRNPKEGSVVFEDQIRGRIEIANSQLDDLIIRRTDGAPTYNFVVVVDDWDMGITHVVRGEDHINNTPRQINIYEALGAPVPTFAHCAMILGDDGAKLSKRHGAVSVMQYRDEGYLPNALNNYLVRLGWSHGDQEIFSEQEMIDLFSLSAISKSASAFNTEKLLWLNNHYIKTSAPEYVAEHLQWHLDNQKLNVENGPAITEVITLVGERCNTLVELAEQIRYFYEDFSEFEAGAAKKHLRGVAKEPLALALEKVEALEEWTTDNIKQGVIAAVCEELEIGMGKIGMPLRVAVTGGGQSPSVDAVMELVGKERVIARIKMALEFVAEREANA, from the coding sequence ATGACGGTTAAAACTCGTTTTGCTCCTAGCCCAACAGGCTACCTACACGTTGGTGGTGCTCGTACTGCACTTTATTCTTGGCTTTACGCTAAAAACCAAGGTGGTGAATTTGTTCTACGTATCGAAGATACGGACCTAGAACGTAACTCTCAGGAAGCGGTAGATGCGATCCTAGAAGGTATGCAATGGATGGGTTTAGAGTGGAATGAAGGTCCTTACTTCCAATCTAAGCGTTTTGACCGTTACAACGAAATGGTTGATAAGCTGCTAGCTGAAGACAAAGCATACAAGTGTTACGCATCTAAAGAGCTATTAGATGAGATCCGTGCTGAGCAAGAAGCGGCGAAAGAGATGCCTCGCTACGATGCAAACCATCCGAAAATCGTTGCTGCAAACGCAGAAGCGAAAGAGGGTGACGCGTTTGTTATCCGTTTCCGTAACCCAAAAGAAGGCAGCGTGGTATTTGAAGATCAAATCCGTGGCCGTATTGAAATCGCAAACAGCCAGTTAGATGATCTGATTATTCGTCGTACTGATGGTGCGCCAACATACAACTTTGTTGTTGTGGTGGATGACTGGGATATGGGTATTACTCATGTTGTTCGCGGTGAAGATCACATCAACAACACGCCTCGTCAAATCAACATTTATGAAGCGCTAGGTGCACCTGTACCAACATTTGCACACTGTGCGATGATTCTTGGTGATGATGGTGCCAAGCTGTCTAAGCGCCATGGTGCGGTCTCTGTGATGCAGTACCGTGATGAAGGTTACCTCCCGAATGCACTGAACAACTACCTAGTACGTCTAGGTTGGTCTCACGGTGACCAAGAGATCTTCTCAGAGCAAGAGATGATTGATCTATTTAGCTTGAGCGCGATTTCGAAGTCAGCATCTGCCTTCAATACTGAAAAGCTACTTTGGTTGAACAACCATTACATCAAGACTTCAGCTCCTGAATACGTAGCTGAGCATCTGCAATGGCACCTAGATAACCAAAAACTAAACGTTGAAAACGGCCCAGCAATCACGGAAGTGATCACTTTAGTTGGCGAGCGTTGTAATACGCTTGTGGAGCTAGCTGAGCAAATCCGTTACTTCTACGAAGATTTCTCTGAGTTTGAAGCGGGTGCAGCGAAGAAGCACCTTCGTGGCGTTGCTAAAGAGCCTCTAGCACTAGCATTAGAAAAAGTTGAAGCGCTAGAAGAGTGGACAACGGACAACATCAAACAAGGCGTGATCGCAGCGGTTTGTGAAGAACTAGAGATCGGCATGGGCAAAATCGGTATGCCACTGCGTGTTGCGGTAACTGGCGGTGGTCAATCTCCATCAGTTGACGCAGTAATGGAACTCGTAGGCAAAGAGCGCGTTATTGCTCGCATCAAGATGGCACTAGAGTTTGTTGCTGAGCGCGAAGCTAACGCATAG
- a CDS encoding DUF2057 family protein, with protein sequence MKKLTSALLFAAMALPVGAAELTIINEIEPLVLNGKELTRNDYKSAQVINLQEGQNQLLFALDQLVVEDGRRNKLVFPSVVIKFDAASAPVTLSYPVFRHVDQAKTFRKALDFSLLDAQGKAVDYQVDLLHIKGFSQFNDYEAAVAEYNQVGGIASISHTDAVAPHASHTEKIKSTGAQAEMKTAISTSSSSIKSDFLSMTPTQRQEFISWAVKHINE encoded by the coding sequence ATGAAAAAACTAACAAGCGCACTTTTATTCGCTGCGATGGCACTGCCAGTGGGAGCGGCTGAGCTGACTATTATTAACGAGATTGAGCCGTTAGTGCTAAATGGAAAAGAGCTGACTCGTAACGATTATAAAAGCGCTCAAGTGATTAATTTGCAAGAGGGTCAAAACCAGCTCTTGTTCGCCCTTGACCAACTGGTTGTTGAAGATGGTCGTCGAAACAAACTGGTGTTTCCGTCAGTCGTAATTAAATTTGATGCCGCGTCTGCTCCGGTCACCCTTAGCTATCCGGTTTTTCGTCATGTTGACCAAGCAAAAACGTTCCGTAAAGCATTGGATTTCTCACTATTGGATGCTCAGGGTAAGGCTGTTGATTATCAGGTTGATCTGCTACACATTAAAGGCTTTTCTCAGTTCAATGATTATGAAGCGGCAGTGGCTGAGTATAACCAAGTTGGGGGCATTGCCTCTATCTCCCACACAGATGCTGTAGCACCTCACGCAAGCCACACTGAGAAAATCAAGAGCACAGGTGCTCAAGCAGAGATGAAGACAGCTATCTCGACTTCAAGCAGTTCAATTAAAAGCGACTTCTTGTCTATGACGCCGACTCAGCGTCAAGAGTTTATCTCTTGGGCAGTCAAACACATCAATGAATAA